Below is a genomic region from Synechococcales cyanobacterium T60_A2020_003.
GCGCCAAGAAATGTACGACCCGTTATGATCCCACTCAACCCATTCGCATTCGGTGGCAACGGTTGCTCCGATGCGTAAACCTGAACGTTTTCAGGACGAACCAGCACCACCACCATCGCATGATCCGGGATGTCAGCAGGTTGAGTGTAGACAAACGTATCGGGCACCTGGGCCGCCTGGGAATGGGTTTCGACTCGTACCCGCTGATGGACGCGATCCCACACCCCCGGAATTTGATTCATCGCCCCAATGAACGATGCCGTAAACGCCGTTTTGGGCGTGAGGTAAATGTCCTCAGGAGTTCCTTCTTGGTCAATCTGACCTTGAGACATCACCACGACCCGATCCGAAATGGATAGCGCCTCTTCCTGATCATGGGTGACAAATAGAGTGGTGATCTGAAGCTGCTGTTGAATCCGGCGAATCTCGTTGCGAAGCTGTACCCGCACCTTAGCATCAAGCGCAGAAAGGGGTTCGTCTAATAACAAAACCCGAGGGGCGATCGCCAAGGCGCGTGCCAGGGCAACCCGCTGTTGCTGTCCGCCAGAGAGTTGATGGGGAAAGCGATCGCCCATACCGTCCAGCCCCACCAAATCCAGCATTTCCATGACTCGCTGCTGCTGCTGTGGGCGCGATCGCTTGCGGAGGCGGAGGCCAAAGGCAATATTTTCAGCCGCTGTCATGTGGGGAAACAGGCTGTAGGACTGGAACACCATACCCATATCTCGACGGTTCGCTGGGAGAGGGGTGATGTCCTGACCCTGTAGCATAATCTGACCGTCCGTCGGACGCTCAAATCCCGCAATCATCCGTAGAATCGTCGTTTTCCCGCAGCCGGACGGCCCCAGAAGCGAAATCAGCTCTCCTTCGGCCAAGGTCAGCGTAATGCCTTGAACTGCCTGAACAGAGCCGTAGGCTTTAGATATATGATTCAACGCAAGATAAGACATAGCAACGGATTCAGAACATCCAGAGTATAAACAACCCTCTGCGATCGCCTAGCGAGGCCCCGTGATCTGACTGGAACGCCCAACCTGCTGTCCCAAAAGCTGTACCAAGGCGATCGCGCCCCAAGTTAGAGCAAAACTGACGATCGCCAGGGCTGACGGCTCGTACACCTTACTACTGCTCAGCAAGTTCATGTAGGGGCCAAAGGCAGGCTGGGCGAGTAAGGCGGCAATCGTAAACTCCCCCATCACAATCGCAAAGGTGAGAAATGCTCCATTCAGCAACGCCGCCCGCAGATTGGGAAAGATAATCTGAAAAATAACGGTCGGCCACCGGGCTCCCAAACTCTGAGCCGCTTCGGTTAAGGTGCGAATATCGATCGCCCGCATCCCCGTATCCACCGCCCGATACATGTACGGAAACGATAGCACCACGTAAGCAGCGGTGAGCAACACCCATCCCCCTTGGCGACTGTTCAATAGCGTGGTGCTGTAGGTGCGAATCAGCCCAAAAACCAGCACCACCGCAGGCACCACAAAGGGCAGCAGTGTTACCAACTCCACCCAAGGACGCAGCGCCGGATATTTTAACTGCACCCAGTAGGCCGTCGGCACGATGAGCAGCCAGCTTAGCAAGATGGTGACCAGGGCGATCGCGCAGGAGAAGAGAAAACTATTCCGAAAGTTGGGGTCATTCAACACATTCACGTACGCCTTGAAGCTCAAGGTGTCGGCTTCCGCGCGGAGGGAAAAATCCAGGGTGGCGATCAGCGGGATTGCAAAGTACAGAACCCCCACCCCCAACCATAGCCACGACCAAGGATTAACGCTCTTCATGGCAACCACCTCGACGTGCGCTGTTGCAGCCAGCTATAGGCCGCGATCGAAATCGCCATCACACCGACCATCCCCAAGGCCAGGGCATTGCCCAAACCGGGATTGCGTAAGGCATCACCACTAATTTGGGCTCCAATGAGAATGGAAACAAGATTAATCTGTCCACCTGTCAGAGCGTAGGCCGTAGCATAGGCTCCAAAGGCGTTACCAAACAGCAGCAGCAGCGTCCCCAGCAACGGCGGCATCAAAATTGGCAGCGCAATGTACCGCCAGTATTGCCACCCCGATGCCCCCAGATTTTCGGAGGCTTCGCGCCATTCTAATCGGAGGCCGTCCAAGGCGGGTACCATAATCAGCACTGTGAGCGGAATTTGAAAGTAGAGATAGGTCAAACTCAAGCCCCAAAAGGTATACAGGTTAAAACCAGTCTGGTAAATATCCAGTCCTACGGCCTTCAGCCACCCGGTCACCATCCCCAAGCGTCCTAGGGTGGCGATGAACGCAAAGGCCAGGGGAACGCCAGCAAAGTTGGACGCTACTCCCGAAAAACTAAGGAGGGGCGATCGCACATGCTGCGGCAGTCCCCCCAAGGTCACCGCATAGGCCAATAGAAACCCCACACTGCCCCCCAGCAACGCCGTCACCACACTGAGCTGAATACTGACGCGATAGGCTGCCAAAATGGAGGGCTGTCCCAAATCCCAAAGGTTTTGGAGGGTGAAGTTCCCGGCATTGTCCTGAAAACTCCGTACCGCGATTGAGGCTGCCGGAATCAGTAAAAAGGCGATCGCAAATGCAAAAAAGGGAACCACCCCCAGCCAATGCCAGGAGCGATCGCCCTTCAGCCTGTTTATTTTGGGTACTTTTGAATCTTGAACAACAGTCACATCGATACTTTTGAGTCTTGAACATCAATCTGCGGGGTGGGTTAGGCCACACCATCACACCCCCGTTCCTAAATGTTGATGCGTTTTGCCAACGCTACTTCACGTCCGCCCCCACGACGCTATCCCAGTTCTGGGTGATTACATCGCTGGCTGCCTTAATTTGCGCCCCCGTGGGGAACGCCGCTGCTTCATAGGCGGCTGGATCTGGCAATTTATCTAACACCTCTTTGGAAATAGCGTTGCTGGCCTTCATTGCGTCAAATCGTACCGGGCGAGAATAGCCCTTCAGCCAAATCATTTGTCCTTCATCGGAATAGAGGTGCTCCATCCAGAGACGGGCGGCATAGGGACGCGGCGCATAGGCACTAATCGCCTGGACATAGACCCCTGCCAGCAAGCCGCTCTTCGGGACAATTACCGCAATTTCAGGATTTCCGCCTGTGCTGTCGCGGTTGCTCAGCGCATTGTAGTCCCACCGCAGGGCGATCGGCGTTTCCCCTTTGGCGATCGTGGCAGGTTTAGCCACCACGGGCAGCAAATTGCCAGCCTCGCTAAGCTGCTTGAAAAACTCCAGTCCGGGCTGCGGATCTTCTAAAGAGCCGCCGTTTGCTAACGCTGCCGCCCACACAGCGTTAATGCCCTGACCCGATTTACGCGGATCGCCTGCTAAGGCTATCTGCCCTTGGTACTCCGGCTTGAGCAAATCGGCCCAGTCTGCGGGTAGTGCTTTAACGACCGCCGTATTCACCTCAAAGGTCATGACACCGTAGTAGTCTCCATACCAATACCCTTCAGGGTCTTTAAGGTTTGCCGGAATGTCGTCCCAAGTGGAGACTTTGTAGGGTTGCAGGAGACCCTCTTGCTTCGCGTCTTCACCAAACTGGAAGCCGACATCGATTACGTCTGGGTTCTGCGGTCCTTTATTCCCCTGATTCGCCTTGATTGCTTCAATTTCGTCTGCTGAACTTGCATCGGGATTCAGATCATTCAGCTTAATGAACGGATACTTTTGCAAAAAGCTTGCCTTCATCTCCTTATAGTTTGCCCAGTCATCTGGCAGGGCAATGACTGACAGTTCTCCTTCTGCTTTTGCTCGCTCGATGAGTGCATCCATACCGCCGATGTCGTCTAAGGTCAGCGGTAGGGCAGCATCTGAACCGCTCGGAGAAGCCGATGCTGTAGAGGTAGCAGCACCTTCAGAGGAAGTCGATGACTGCTGGGTGCAGGAACCTAGAATCAAGGCACTTGCACTGGAGGCCGCAGTCAAGCTTAAAAAGTGGCGACGAGAAATTTTCATAGAGTCCTAGAGACACCTGGTTTCAAGAAAAATGAACGGTGGTGAACAACTTGAAGCAGTGGCACAGGTTTTCTGAGGAATCGGCGTAGGATGCGGCTGCGCCATAAGCCACACATTCGAAAACGCATCCACGCAGGCAGTTCTGTGGGTTACAAAACAGCGCCCCACTGTTTCAGTACACCATGAGTTCTTAAACGTCAGGTAAACGCTAGGTTTCTCAATGCCTAAGAGTAGGTTAATGTTTTACGGTTGCGGATCAGGATCAATCACGACGGCTTTGCCTTTCATATAAAAAGACTTGAAAAAGTGAGCATACTGTATCTTGACCGCATCAAGCTGCGCGAAAATGTTGTGGGAACTGGTAATCCCATCCCCTTCGTACTGCACAACGACGCCCGTATAGCGGCGACCATTTTCTGACCGGAGATTCCTCACAATCGGATAGGCCAGAATTCCATCCAACCCGTCTAAGGATAAGGACGCTTGCATTCCAGGCCATAGCACGTCCCCAGCCTGCTGTAAGCCTGTTGCTAAGGCCACGGCATCATAGATGGGTTCTGGAAATTCCGGATCATTGAGGCCAACAGGTTGATAAATTGATCGGGCCG
It encodes:
- a CDS encoding extracellular solute-binding protein — encoded protein: MKISRRHFLSLTAASSASALILGSCTQQSSTSSEGAATSTASASPSGSDAALPLTLDDIGGMDALIERAKAEGELSVIALPDDWANYKEMKASFLQKYPFIKLNDLNPDASSADEIEAIKANQGNKGPQNPDVIDVGFQFGEDAKQEGLLQPYKVSTWDDIPANLKDPEGYWYGDYYGVMTFEVNTAVVKALPADWADLLKPEYQGQIALAGDPRKSGQGINAVWAAALANGGSLEDPQPGLEFFKQLSEAGNLLPVVAKPATIAKGETPIALRWDYNALSNRDSTGGNPEIAVIVPKSGLLAGVYVQAISAYAPRPYAARLWMEHLYSDEGQMIWLKGYSRPVRFDAMKASNAISKEVLDKLPDPAAYEAAAFPTGAQIKAASDVITQNWDSVVGADVK
- a CDS encoding ABC transporter ATP-binding protein; its protein translation is MSYLALNHISKAYGSVQAVQGITLTLAEGELISLLGPSGCGKTTILRMIAGFERPTDGQIMLQGQDITPLPANRRDMGMVFQSYSLFPHMTAAENIAFGLRLRKRSRPQQQQRVMEMLDLVGLDGMGDRFPHQLSGGQQQRVALARALAIAPRVLLLDEPLSALDAKVRVQLRNEIRRIQQQLQITTLFVTHDQEEALSISDRVVVMSQGQIDQEGTPEDIYLTPKTAFTASFIGAMNQIPGVWDRVHQRVRVETHSQAAQVPDTFVYTQPADIPDHAMVVVLVRPENVQVYASEQPLPPNANGLSGIITGRTFLGAVVRLSVLVGEFYLNVDVPTTAHGHSSGERVQLCFAPDQCRVLDLAVQVPSAMAIAP
- a CDS encoding ABC transporter permease subunit codes for the protein MTVVQDSKVPKINRLKGDRSWHWLGVVPFFAFAIAFLLIPAASIAVRSFQDNAGNFTLQNLWDLGQPSILAAYRVSIQLSVVTALLGGSVGFLLAYAVTLGGLPQHVRSPLLSFSGVASNFAGVPLAFAFIATLGRLGMVTGWLKAVGLDIYQTGFNLYTFWGLSLTYLYFQIPLTVLIMVPALDGLRLEWREASENLGASGWQYWRYIALPILMPPLLGTLLLLFGNAFGAYATAYALTGGQINLVSILIGAQISGDALRNPGLGNALALGMVGVMAISIAAYSWLQQRTSRWLP
- a CDS encoding ABC transporter permease subunit, giving the protein MKSVNPWSWLWLGVGVLYFAIPLIATLDFSLRAEADTLSFKAYVNVLNDPNFRNSFLFSCAIALVTILLSWLLIVPTAYWVQLKYPALRPWVELVTLLPFVVPAVVLVFGLIRTYSTTLLNSRQGGWVLLTAAYVVLSFPYMYRAVDTGMRAIDIRTLTEAAQSLGARWPTVIFQIIFPNLRAALLNGAFLTFAIVMGEFTIAALLAQPAFGPYMNLLSSSKVYEPSALAIVSFALTWGAIALVQLLGQQVGRSSQITGPR